In a genomic window of Vicia villosa cultivar HV-30 ecotype Madison, WI unplaced genomic scaffold, Vvil1.0 ctg.000073F_1_1, whole genome shotgun sequence:
- the LOC131623506 gene encoding uncharacterized protein LOC131623506: MKWRVMEDELLNIRESSYQPKAELRDLKKSIESKKRQYNNMDLQSSLTQEILQLQKGLHQQLVTRRAFEKTCYRPFSQDTTVENSIPKAAKELIKEIGILELEVRYLEQYLLSLYRKRFDEHISSLSTKETRLDLASYINKDTSAVNGNDAISDKQRRSELASHINKRTSVIPVSGAFSDKEISVRHSTDIVSTSNLGVLDSGIHRCYSALSQQTVCSIDVSPENIKTIAADSYHSLPLSMLEQARCAKSNSTSLAEHLGNSFIDNLPETPNWISEEMIKCISAIFCELSESPFLCHKNASYPISFSSSVYEEVSAKIQGSKRGSQWKNHSLFSLNSSNSFHVKGSKKFSGPYCSMIKIQKLCTDSQKLKEVEYMLRRFRSLVSRLEEINPRNLKHEEKLAFWINVHNALVMHALLVYGISANNVKRMSTVLKAAYDIGGHTVSVEMIQNLILGCRLPRPGQWLRLWFPSKTKLKVRDVRKGYAIHRPEPSVLFALSTGSHSDPAVRLYTSKRVLEELQSAKEEYIQSNVAITKEHKIILPKIVDSFAKSAGLGVSDLVEMVKRYLPESQRKSTQEFQSKTSWKGTEVTSHDFTFHYLLSKELAWE; encoded by the exons ATGAAATGGAGAGTAATGGAAGATGAACTTTTGAACATCAGAGAATCTTCTTATCAGCCTAAAGCG GAACTGAGGGATCTAAAGAAAAGCATTGAATCCAAGAAGAGGCAGTACAACAACATGGATCTTCAAAGTTCTTTGACTCAAGAG ATCCTACAGCTTCAAAAAGGATTACATCAACAACTTGTGACGCGGCGTGCATTCGAGAAAACATGTTATCGACCATTTTCACAGGATACTACAGTAGAAAATTCAATACCTAAG GCTGCAAAGGAACTTATTAAGGAAATTGGGATATTAGAGTTAGAAGTCAGGTATTTGGAACAATATCTGCTCTCTTTGTATCGGAAACGATTTGACGAACACATTTCATCTCTATCAACCAAAGAAACAAGATTGGATTTAGCTTCATACATTAACAAAGATACTTCTGCAGTAAACGGAAACGATGCTATTTCTGACAAACAAAGAAGATCGGAATTAGCTTCACACATTAACAAACGAACATCTGTAATACCTGTCAGCGGCGCTTTCTCTGACAAAGAAATTTCAGTTCGACACTCAACTGATATCGTTTCTACAAGTAATTTAGGTGTTTTAGACTCTGGTATTCATCGGTGCTACTCTGCGTTATCTCAACAAACAGTTTGCTCAATTGATGTTTCTCCTGAGAACATTAAGACCATAGCTGCAGACTCTTACCATTCTCTACCGTTATCGATGCTAGAG CAAGCTCGGTGTGCTAAATCCAACTCAACTAGCCTCGCAGAACACCTCGGGAATAGCTTCATTGATAATCTTCCAGAGACACCAAATTGGATTTCTGAGGAGATGATCAAATGCATATCAGCAATATTTTGTGAACTTTCAGAGTCCCCTTTTCTTTGCCATAAAAACGCGTCATACCCTATTTCGTTCTCATCATCCGTTTATGAGGAGGTATCTGCAAAGATCCAGGGAAGTAAGCGGGGATCACAATGGAAAAACCATTCGTTATTCAGTTTAAACTCCAGTAACTCTTTCCATGTCAAAGGGTCAAAAAAATTTAGTGGACCTTATTGTTCAATGATAAAGATTCAGAAGTTATGCACAGATAGTCAGAAATTAAAAGAAGTTGAGTACATGCTACGCAGATTCAG GTCACTTGTTTCTAGGCTTGAAGAAATTAATCCGAGAAATCTGAAACACGAAGAAAAGCTAGCATTTTGGATTAATGTGCACAATGCCTTAGTAATGCAT GCCTTATTAGTTTATGGAATTTCAGCCAACAATGTCAAGAGAATGTCTACGGTACTGAAA GCTGCGTATGACATTGGGGGTCATACCGTAAGTGTGGAAATGATACAGAACTTAATTCTGGGGTGCAGATTACCACGTCCAGGACAA tgGCTGCGGCTGTGGTTTCCTTCAAAGACAAAACTAAAAGTCAGAGATGTAAGAAAAGGATATGCTATACATCGTCCAGAACCTTCAGTATTATTTGCTCTTAGCACAGGAAGCCACTCCGATCCTGCG GTACGTTTGTACACGTCCAAGAGAGTCTTGGAGGAGCTACAATCTGCAAAAGAAGAATATATTCAATCCAACGTCGCTATAACCAAGGAACATAAAATAATTCTCCCAAAGATAGTTGATTCCTTTGCAAAAAGTGCAGGTCTAGGAGTATCTGATTTGGTGGAGATGGTTAAACGATATCTACCCGAGTCTCAAAGGAAGAGCACCCAAGAGTTTCAATCAAAAACAAGCTGGAAAGGAACCGAAGTAACCTCTCATGACTTCACTTTTCATTACCTGCTTTCAAAGGAATTAGCTTGGGAATGA
- the LOC131623508 gene encoding putative pentatricopeptide repeat-containing protein At3g18840: MRSRVVRDAVVYRDHVQAIKSGFASTVFTCNQLIHLYNKHGFLQDAHKLFDEMPHRNVYSWNALIMAYIKAHNLTQARAIFDSASHKDLVSYNSMLSAYVGADGHETEALDLFNRMQSARDTIGIDEFTLTTMLNLASKLHVVCYGKQMHSHMVKTANDLSKFASSSLINMYSKCGLFLEACNVLSGCDGVVDLVSKNAMVAACCREGKMDMALNVFWKTSEVNDTVSWNTLIAGYAQNGYMDKALDLFVEMTERHIRYDEHTLASVLSACSGLKYLKLGKCIHAWVLKNDFSTNQFISSGVVDLYCKCGNIRYAESVYERIGIKSQFEVASLIVGYSSQGNMAKAQRLFDTLSERNYVVWTALCSGYAKSQQCEEVFKLFREFITTEALIPDSMIIVIVLCACATQAALCLGKQIHTYILRTGLNMDKKMLSAMVDMYSKCGNIMYAKKSFQLMTDKDRDAILYNVMIAGYAHHGFENKAIQLFRDMLKKSVKPDAVTFVALLSACRHRGLVEQGETLFISMQEDYNVLPEIYHYACMVDMYGRANQLEKAVEFIRKIPVQIDATIWGAFLNACQINNNTSLVNLAEEKLLKVESHNGSRYVQLANVYATEGKWDEMGRIRKKMRVKEAKKVAGCSWIYVENGIHAFTSGDKSHAKADAIYSTLLCLNRDRAEAIS; this comes from the coding sequence ATGAGGTCTCGAGTAGTGAGAGATGCAGTTGTGTACCGTGACCATGTTCAAGCAATCAAATCTGGTTTTGCATCAACTGTTTTCACTTGTAATCAATTGATTCACCTTTATAACAAACATGGTTTCTTGCAAGATGCCCACAAACTGTTCGATGAAATGCCCCACCGAAATGTCTACTCTTGGAACGCCCTTATTATGGCTTACATAAAAGCACACAACTTGACACAAGCACGAGCCATTTTCGATTCAGCCTCTCATAAAGATTTGGTTTCATATAATTCCATGTTGTCAGCTTATGTTGGTGCTGACGGACACGAGACCGAGGCACTTGATTTGTTTAATAGAATGCAATCTGCGCGTGACACAATTGGGATTGACGAGTTCACTCTCACAACCATGCTTAACCTTGCTTCCAAGCTACATGTAGTGTGTTATGGGAAGCAGATGCATTCTCATATGGTGAAAACTGCAAATGATTTAAGCAAGTTTGCGTCGAGTTCTCTCATTAACATGTACTCTAAATGTGGTTTGTTTCTTGAAGCGTGCAATGTGCTTAGTGGTTGTGATGGGGTGGTGGACTTGGTTTCAAAGAATGCAATGGTTGCTGCTTGTTGTAGGGAAGGAAAGATGGACATGGCTTTGAATGTGTTTTGGAAAACTTCTGAGGTTAATGATACTGTGTCATGGAATACATTGATTGCAGGATATGCCCAGAATGGCTATATGGATAAAGCACTTGACTTGTTTGTTGAGATGACTGAAAGACATATTAGATATGATGAGCATACTTTAGCTAGTGTATTAAGCGCCTGCTCTGGCCTAAAATATTTGAAACTTGGCAAGTGCATCCATGCGTGGGTGTTGAAAAATGACTTCAGTACAAATCAATTCATTAGCAGCGGTGTTGTAGACTTATACTGTAAGTGTGGGAATATTAGGTATGCGGAGTCAGTGTATGAAAGAATTGGTATTAAAAGCCAATTTGAAGTTGCTTCGTTGATTGTAGGCTATTCCTCTCAAGGCAACATGGCAAAAGCCCAAAGGCTTTTTGATACTCTATCGGAAAGAAATTATGTTGTTTGGACAGCTCTATGTTCCGGCTATGCCAAATCACAACAATGCGAGGAAGTCTTCAAACTTTTCAGAGAGTTTATAACTACCGAAGCACTAATTCCTGACTCAATGATCATCGTCATCGTGCTCTGTGCCTGTGCAACACAAGCCGCCCTTTGTTTGGGAAAGCAGATTCATACTTACATCTTGAGAACGGGACTTAATATGGATAAAAAAATGCTGAGTGCCATGGTTGATATGTACTCCAAATGTGGTAATATCATGTACGCCAAGAAAAGCTTCCAACTAATGACCGATAAGGATAGAGATGCAATCTTATATAATGTAATGATAGCTGGTTATGCTCATCATGGTTTTGAAAATAAAGCTATTCAACTATTTCGGGACATGTTGAAGAAAAGTGTCAAGCCAGATGCAGTCACTTTTGTAGCGCTTCTATCTGCTTGTCGGCACCGTGGACTAGTAGAACAAGGAGAGACTTTGTTTATTTCTATGCAAGAAGATTACAATGTATTGCCCGAGATATACCACTATGCATGTATGGTTGATATGTATGGAAGGGCGAATCAACTAGAGAAGGCAGTAGAATTCATAAGGAAGATTCCCGTACAGATAGATGCAACAATTTGGGGAGCATTTCTTAATGCTTGTCAGATAAATAATAATACATCCCTTGTCAACCTGGCAGAAGAGAAACTGTTAAAAGTTGAGTCTCATAATGGGTCTCGGTATGTGCAATTGGCCAATGTCTATGCTACTGAGGGAAAGTGGGATGAGATGGGAAGAATAAGGAAGAAAATGAGAGTGAAGGAGGCAAAAAAGGTTGCTGGTTGCAGTTGGATATATGTAGAAAATGGTATTCATGCGTTTACTTCTGGTGATAAATCTCATGCAAAAGCAGATGCAATATATTCAACTTTGTTGTGTCTGAATAGGGATAGAGCTGAAGCAATTTCATGA